In Clostridia bacterium, the sequence GAACGCGCTGAAAGTCGTGGAATTCTTAAAGAAGCATCCGCAGGTCGAGAAGGTCAATCACCCCTCTCTCGAAAAAGGGAAGCAGAAAGCGCTGTACGATCGCTATTTCCCGAACGGCGCGGCTTCGATCTTTACCTTCGAGATCAAAGGCGACGCAGAAAAAGCGAAAAAGTTCACCGAGAGTTTGGAACTTTTCAGTTTGCTCGCGAACGTGGCGGACGTCAAATCTCTCGTCATTCATCCGGCTTCCACGACGCATTCGCAGCTCAGTGAAGAAGAGTTGCTCGGCGCGGGCATTAAACCGAATACCGTGCGCCTTTCCATCGGAACGGAACACATCGACGATATCCTCGCGGATCTCGAAAGAGGCTTCGCGGCAGTAAAATAACAGAATCGAAAAGGAGAATAAAACAATGGCTAAAATCTACACTTCGGCGGATCAACTCGTCGGCAAAACTCCGCTTTTGGAGCTTACGCATATCGAAAAGGAACTGAATTTGGAAGCGAAAATTTTCGCGAAACTCGAATACTTCAACCCCGCGGGGTCGGTCAAAGACCGCATCGCGAAAGCGATGATCGAAGACGCGGAAGAAAAAGGCTTGTTGAAATCGGACTCGGTCATCATCGAACCGACTTCGGGCAACACGGGGATCGGACTTGCGGCGATCGCGGCGGCGAAAGGGTATAAGATCATCATCGTTATGCCCGAGACGATGTCGGTCGAGCGCAGGCAACTGATGAAAGCCTACGGCGCGGAACTCGTCCTGACGGACGGCGCGAAGGGAATGAAAGGCGCGATCGCGAAAGCCGCGGAACTCGCCGCCGAAACCCCGAACAGCTTTATCCCCGGGCAATTCGTCAATCCCGCGAACCCGAAGATCCATAGGGAGACGACGGGCCCCGAGATCTTCGAGGACACGGACGGGCAGGTCGATTTCTTGGTCGCGGGCGTCGGAACGGGCGGAACGATCACGGGGGCGGGCGAGTACTTGAAGAGCAAGAAACCGAGCGTAAAGGTCGTCGCGGTCGAACCCAAGACGAGCGCGGTCCTCTCCACGGGCGTCGCGGGCCCGCATAAGATCCAAGGCATCGGCGCGGGCTTCGTCCCGGACGTCCTCAACACGAAGGTTTACGACGAGATCATCCCCGTCCAAAACGAAGACGCGTTCGCCGTCGGAAAACTCATCGGAAAGAAAGAAGGCGTCCTCGTCGGGATCTCTTCCGGCGCGGCGACTTGGGCGGCGATCGAGCTTGCGAAGCGCCCCGAGAACAAAGGGAAGAATATCGTCGTCATCCTGCCGGATACGGGCGATCGTTATCTTTCGACGGCGCTCTTCCAAGACTGAAAAAACAATTCGAAAATTTTTTCCACCCCACGGTTTCAAGCCGTGGGGTAATGTTGTATACTGGAAAGAGAACGCTTGACTTAAAGCGGGAAAGGGGGGTACTATGAAACAGGTCCAAACGGAAAAAGCGCCAAAAGCGGTGGGTCCGTATTCGCAGGCGATCGTCAGCGGCGGTTTCGCGTTTTGCTCCGGTCAGCTCGGGATCGGCGCGGACGGCGCGCTCGGAAGCGGGATCGAAAGCCAAACGAAAAATGCGATCGAGAACCTTTCCGCAGTCCTTCTCGCCGCGGGCAGCTCGCTTGACCGCGTCGTCAAGACGACGTGTTTCCTCGCGAACATTTCGGACTTCGCGTCGTTCAACGAGATCTACGGGAAGTATTTTACGGGGAGACCCGCGAGAAGTTTGATCGAGGCGGCGGCATTGCCGAAAGGGGCTTTGGTCGAAATCGAAGCGATCGCGGAAATTCGATAAAAGGAGAACGGTATGAAGATTTCAACAAGAGGCAGATACGCGCTGCGCGTTATGATCGACCTCGCGGAGCACGCGAGCGAGAATTATATTCCCTTAAAGGATATCGTCGCGAGGCAGAACATCTCGCAAAAGTATCTCGAAGGGATCATGACCGACCTTTCCAAGGCGGGAATGTTGGACGCGCAACACGGTAAAGGCGGCGGATATAAGCTTAATCGCAGCCCCGATCTCGTGACCATTCTCGAAGTCTTGCAGACGACCGAAGGCGATCTCGCGCCGATCTCCTGTTTGGACGCTTCGGCGAAACCTTGTTCGCGCGCTTCCGAATGCAGGACGCTTCCGATGTGGGAAAAGCTGTACGCCTTGATCCGCGAATATCTCGGGAGCGTGACCCTCGCGGACTTGATGTCGGGCGATAACGGCGGCGACAATTACGTTATTTGAAAATAAAATCTTATGTAAAAGGTCGGTTCGAGCCGACCTTTTTTTACGCTCACAGAAACTTTTTCAACGCTTCGACCGAGCCCGAGAACATCGCGAGCGTGTCTTTGACGATCGAGGCGGTCTCGTCGCTGACCGAGATCGCGTTTTCGTTTAAGCAATGCGTCAGGTCGGTGATCCCCATATTCGTCCCTTTGATGAGTTTTTCCGCGATATGCTCGTTACTCTTGTCGCCGAAGATCGAAAGTTTGACCATCTTTTTTTGCCATTTTTGTTTCATCGTTCCGTAGACTTCGGGATCCACGTCCAGCTTCTTCATCTGATCGCTGACTCTTTCGCAAAGCGCGCCGTATTCGCCGATGAGCTGTTTGACGTAGGAGTTCAGTTCGCCGATCGCCGTCTCCTTGACGACGTCCAACGACTGGATCCCGTAGACGAGGGATTTCATACATTCGTTCAAAAGTTCCTCTTCGTTTTCCGCGAATACGCGTTTGTTTTGGTTTTCGATAACTGCGTCCATAGTTTCCTCCGTTTTTCGTTAGTTTGGACGGATTTTCGGGAATTATAACGCGCGGGAGAAAGCAATCGGGAGCGAACGTTTGACAAGGAAAGATTTGAGGACTAAACTGTAAGCGTCGATAAAAAAGAAAAGGAGGTGCGCGGTTTTGCGCGATAGGGTATGGATTTTCTGACGAGTCTTGCTTTGATTCTTCTTTCTTCCGTCATCCTCGGATCGATCTTCCGCGCGATCAAGCTTCCGCCTCTTCTCGGAATGCTTCTCGTCGGCATCATTTTGGGTCCGCATCTTTTGAACCTGATCGCGTCGCCGCTTCTCGAAGTCAGCGCGTCTCTTCGCGAAACCGCGCTCATCATTATTTTGACCCGCGCGGGTCTTTCTCTGAACTTAAAGGATCTGAAAATCGTCGGCCGCCCCGCGATCATGCTCTGCATGGTTCCGGCATTGACCGAGATCCTCGGCTATATGCTGTTCGCGACGCTCCTTATCAAGACTTCTCTTCTCGAAAGCGCGATCATCGGAACGGTCATCGCCGCCGTCTCTCCCGCGGTCGTCGTCCCCCGAATGATCGCTTTGCAGGAAGGCGGCTACGGGACGCTTCATTCCGTCCCGCAGATGGTGAACGCAGGTTCTTCGATGGATGATATCTTCGTCATCGTCGCCTTTACCGCCCTCGTCGGAATGGCGAAGACGGGGACGTTCGAATTCGGAATCTTTTGGCAAGTCCCCGTTTCCATCGTCCTCGGCATCGCGGTCGGCGCGCTCGTCGGATGGGGCTTGGTCTTTTTGTTCCGCCATATCCACACGCGCGACACCGTCAAGATCATCGTTATGATCTCTTTCGCCTTCCTGTTCGTGACGCTGGAAAACGCGGTCGGGAAGTACGTTCCTTTTTCCGCGATGCTCGCGGTCGTTACGGTCGGCGTTACTTATAACGCGATGGATCCGATCCGCTCGGGGCGTTTGTCCAAAAAGTACGAAAAGATTTGGGTTCTCGCCGAGATCATTTTGTTCGTCCTCGTCGGCGCGGAAGTCGATCTGTCCTACGTCGCGAAGAGCGGCGGGATCGTCGCCGCCGTCATTTTG encodes:
- a CDS encoding cation:proton antiporter is translated as MDFLTSLALILLSSVILGSIFRAIKLPPLLGMLLVGIILGPHLLNLIASPLLEVSASLRETALIIILTRAGLSLNLKDLKIVGRPAIMLCMVPALTEILGYMLFATLLIKTSLLESAIIGTVIAAVSPAVVVPRMIALQEGGYGTLHSVPQMVNAGSSMDDIFVIVAFTALVGMAKTGTFEFGIFWQVPVSIVLGIAVGALVGWGLVFLFRHIHTRDTVKIIVMISFAFLFVTLENAVGKYVPFSAMLAVVTVGVTYNAMDPIRSGRLSKKYEKIWVLAEIILFVLVGAEVDLSYVAKSGGIVAAVILLSLVFRMGGVFLSLIKTPLDLKERLFCAIAYIPKATVQAALGAIPLSMG
- a CDS encoding RrF2 family transcriptional regulator — its product is MKISTRGRYALRVMIDLAEHASENYIPLKDIVARQNISQKYLEGIMTDLSKAGMLDAQHGKGGGYKLNRSPDLVTILEVLQTTEGDLAPISCLDASAKPCSRASECRTLPMWEKLYALIREYLGSVTLADLMSGDNGGDNYVI
- a CDS encoding Rid family detoxifying hydrolase, whose translation is MKQVQTEKAPKAVGPYSQAIVSGGFAFCSGQLGIGADGALGSGIESQTKNAIENLSAVLLAAGSSLDRVVKTTCFLANISDFASFNEIYGKYFTGRPARSLIEAAALPKGALVEIEAIAEIR
- the cysK gene encoding cysteine synthase A, producing MAKIYTSADQLVGKTPLLELTHIEKELNLEAKIFAKLEYFNPAGSVKDRIAKAMIEDAEEKGLLKSDSVIIEPTSGNTGIGLAAIAAAKGYKIIIVMPETMSVERRQLMKAYGAELVLTDGAKGMKGAIAKAAELAAETPNSFIPGQFVNPANPKIHRETTGPEIFEDTDGQVDFLVAGVGTGGTITGAGEYLKSKKPSVKVVAVEPKTSAVLSTGVAGPHKIQGIGAGFVPDVLNTKVYDEIIPVQNEDAFAVGKLIGKKEGVLVGISSGAATWAAIELAKRPENKGKNIVVILPDTGDRYLSTALFQD